The following coding sequences lie in one Oncorhynchus kisutch isolate 150728-3 linkage group LG27, Okis_V2, whole genome shotgun sequence genomic window:
- the ranbp3b gene encoding ran-binding protein 3b isoform X2 — MAELANEEKPAIAPPVFLFQKDKAQKRSADGSSAEDEGSDKEDGGYFPPVKRERTSSLTQFPPSHSGSSKNNVFMPSSFCQSPTVNSEDSEPDEKPVGFRLKPPTLIHGQAPSSGVPSQKPKEQQRSVLRPALLQAPPVKSNSESTNGVKKFSDGTSEGSSIFQNNTEHSDVLAKSPKHEREDGASREKNDCSAESSFVFGQNIKDRAKLDENSKDGKLLPLDSQEGTNYFLQYIATPSSKNAIHNTDKGAKFVFGQNMSERVLSPSKGGEASVEDCKVLPAPPVSESSSKENIPEKGNNVTESLEESAAAYTKATAKKCILEKVDVKTGEESESNVLQVQCKLFVFDKTAQTWIERGRGLLRLNDMASTDDGSLQSRLVMRTQGSLRLILNTKLWPQMQVDKASEKSVRVTAMDTEDQGVKVFLISASSREDTGQLAAALHHRILALKSRADQEPQEAPAADCAPEADLPHSEGDSDEEDQVNNAAVNSEGGEAQAAGST; from the exons GTTCAGACAAAGAGGATGGTGGCTACTTTCCTCCAGTAAAAAGAGAGAGGACTTCATCTTTAACACAGTTCCCACCTTCACATTCTG GGTCTAGTAAGAACAATGTCTTCATGCCCTCAAGTTTCTGCCAGTCTCCAACTGTGAATTCAGAGGACTCAGAACCAG ATGAGAAGCCTGTAGGGTTTCGTTTAAAACCACCTACTCTCATCCACGGCCAGGCGCCTAGTTCAG GCGTCCCCAGTCAGAAACCCAAGGAGCAGCAGCGCAGTGTGCTCCGGCCAGCCTTACTCCAGGCCCCACCAGTCAAGTCCAACTCAGAGTCCACTAACGGGGTGAAGAAGTTTTCCGACGGAACGTCAGAAGGGTCGAGCATCTTCCAGAACAACACTGAGCACTCAGACGTCCTCGCTAAGTCACCG AAACATGAAAGGGAGGATGGAGCGAGCAGAGAGAAGAACGATTGTTCTGCAGAGTCCTCTTTCGTGTTTGGGCAAAATATCAAAGACCGAGCAAAG TTGGACGAGAATAGTAAAGATGGCAAGTTGTTACCCCTGGATTCTCAGGAGGGAACAAACTATTTCTTACAATACATCGCCACCCCCAG TTCAAAGAACGCCATACACAATACCGACAAGGGGGCCAAATTTGTCTTTGGACAGAACATGTCAGAGAGAGTCCTA AGCCCTTCCAAGGGAGGGGAGGCATCAGTGGAAGACTGTAAAGTCTTACCAGCTCCCCCTGTGTCTGAATCCTCTTCCAAGGAAAACATACCAGAGAAGG GTAACAACGTGACAGAGTCACTGGAGGAATCTGCAGCAGCGTACACCAAAGCCACAGCCAAGAAGTGCATCTTGGAGAAGGTAGACGTCAAAACTGGAGAAGAATCAGAAAGCAACGTTTTGCAG GTCCAGTGCAAGTTGTTTGTGTTTGACAAGACAGCCCAGACGTGGATAGAGCGGGGTCGAGGGCTGCTCAGGCTTAATGACATGGCATCCACAGACGACGGATCACTACAATCACGTCTAG TGATGCGGACCCAGGGCAGCCTTAGATTGATCCTGAACACCAAACTGTGGCCTCAGATGCAAGTGGACAAGGCCAGCGAAAAGAGTGTCCGTGTCACCGCCATGGACACAGAAGACCAAGGGGTTAAGGTCTTCCTAATATCG GCTAGTTCTAGGGAGGACACAGGTCAGCTGGCAGCAGCCCTGCACCATCGTATCCTGGCCCTGAAGAGCCGGGCGGACCAGGAGCCCCAGGAGGCCCCGGCTGCAGACTGTGCCCCTGAGGCTGACTTGCCCCACTCTGAAGGGGACAGCGATGAGGAAGATCAGGTCAACAATGCTGCAG TTAACTCAGAGGGAGGAGAGGCCCAGGCTGCTGGAAGTACATAG
- the ranbp3b gene encoding ran-binding protein 3b isoform X1: MAELANEEKPAIAPPVFLFQKDKAQKRSADGSSAEDEGSDKEDGGYFPPVKRERTSSLTQFPPSHSGSSKNNVFMPSSFCQSPTVNSEDSEPDEKPVGFRLKPPTLIHGQAPSSDCVPGVPSQKPKEQQRSVLRPALLQAPPVKSNSESTNGVKKFSDGTSEGSSIFQNNTEHSDVLAKSPKHEREDGASREKNDCSAESSFVFGQNIKDRAKLDENSKDGKLLPLDSQEGTNYFLQYIATPSSKNAIHNTDKGAKFVFGQNMSERVLSPSKGGEASVEDCKVLPAPPVSESSSKENIPEKGNNVTESLEESAAAYTKATAKKCILEKVDVKTGEESESNVLQVQCKLFVFDKTAQTWIERGRGLLRLNDMASTDDGSLQSRLVMRTQGSLRLILNTKLWPQMQVDKASEKSVRVTAMDTEDQGVKVFLISASSREDTGQLAAALHHRILALKSRADQEPQEAPAADCAPEADLPHSEGDSDEEDQVNNAAVNSEGGEAQAAGST; the protein is encoded by the exons GTTCAGACAAAGAGGATGGTGGCTACTTTCCTCCAGTAAAAAGAGAGAGGACTTCATCTTTAACACAGTTCCCACCTTCACATTCTG GGTCTAGTAAGAACAATGTCTTCATGCCCTCAAGTTTCTGCCAGTCTCCAACTGTGAATTCAGAGGACTCAGAACCAG ATGAGAAGCCTGTAGGGTTTCGTTTAAAACCACCTACTCTCATCCACGGCCAGGCGCCTAGTTCAG ATTGTGTTCCAGGCGTCCCCAGTCAGAAACCCAAGGAGCAGCAGCGCAGTGTGCTCCGGCCAGCCTTACTCCAGGCCCCACCAGTCAAGTCCAACTCAGAGTCCACTAACGGGGTGAAGAAGTTTTCCGACGGAACGTCAGAAGGGTCGAGCATCTTCCAGAACAACACTGAGCACTCAGACGTCCTCGCTAAGTCACCG AAACATGAAAGGGAGGATGGAGCGAGCAGAGAGAAGAACGATTGTTCTGCAGAGTCCTCTTTCGTGTTTGGGCAAAATATCAAAGACCGAGCAAAG TTGGACGAGAATAGTAAAGATGGCAAGTTGTTACCCCTGGATTCTCAGGAGGGAACAAACTATTTCTTACAATACATCGCCACCCCCAG TTCAAAGAACGCCATACACAATACCGACAAGGGGGCCAAATTTGTCTTTGGACAGAACATGTCAGAGAGAGTCCTA AGCCCTTCCAAGGGAGGGGAGGCATCAGTGGAAGACTGTAAAGTCTTACCAGCTCCCCCTGTGTCTGAATCCTCTTCCAAGGAAAACATACCAGAGAAGG GTAACAACGTGACAGAGTCACTGGAGGAATCTGCAGCAGCGTACACCAAAGCCACAGCCAAGAAGTGCATCTTGGAGAAGGTAGACGTCAAAACTGGAGAAGAATCAGAAAGCAACGTTTTGCAG GTCCAGTGCAAGTTGTTTGTGTTTGACAAGACAGCCCAGACGTGGATAGAGCGGGGTCGAGGGCTGCTCAGGCTTAATGACATGGCATCCACAGACGACGGATCACTACAATCACGTCTAG TGATGCGGACCCAGGGCAGCCTTAGATTGATCCTGAACACCAAACTGTGGCCTCAGATGCAAGTGGACAAGGCCAGCGAAAAGAGTGTCCGTGTCACCGCCATGGACACAGAAGACCAAGGGGTTAAGGTCTTCCTAATATCG GCTAGTTCTAGGGAGGACACAGGTCAGCTGGCAGCAGCCCTGCACCATCGTATCCTGGCCCTGAAGAGCCGGGCGGACCAGGAGCCCCAGGAGGCCCCGGCTGCAGACTGTGCCCCTGAGGCTGACTTGCCCCACTCTGAAGGGGACAGCGATGAGGAAGATCAGGTCAACAATGCTGCAG TTAACTCAGAGGGAGGAGAGGCCCAGGCTGCTGGAAGTACATAG